GGAACGGATAATCCCAGTTTTGCCCTCCATCAACGCCATTACCCGAGAAGAAGGACTGGTCTTGTACAAAGACATGGTTTTGGGGCGTACTTTTGAAGACAAGTGTGCTGAGATGTATTATCGAGGCAAAATGTTCGGGTTTGTCCATCTCTACAATGGTCAAGAAGCCGTTTCGACGGGCGTTATTCAAGCGATGCGCCCTGGTGAAGACTACGTATGCAGCACCTATCGAGATCACGTTCATGCCTTGAGTGCAGGCGTTCCGGCTGGAAATGTGATGGCAGAACTTTTTGGGAAGGCGACTGGGTGTAGTAAGGGTCGGGGTGGCTCGATGCACTTATTTTCGGTCGAACATCGTCTGTTGGGGGGCTACGCCTTCATTGGGGAGGGGATTCCGGTGGCGCTGGGGGCAGCGTTTCAGTCAAAATATCGGCGGGAAGCGTTAGGTGATGAGAGTTCGGATCATGTCACAGCGGCATTTTTTGGGGACGGCACAACCAATAATGGTCAGTTTTTTGAATGCCTGAATATGGCGGCTCTCTGGAAACTGCCAATTTTATTTGTTGTAGAAAATAATAAGTGGGCGATCGGCATGTCCCATGAACGGGCAACTTCGCAGCCTGAAATTTA
Above is a window of Timaviella obliquedivisa GSE-PSE-MK23-08B DNA encoding:
- the pdhA gene encoding pyruvate dehydrogenase (acetyl-transferring) E1 component subunit alpha, producing the protein MIQERIIPVLPSINAITREEGLVLYKDMVLGRTFEDKCAEMYYRGKMFGFVHLYNGQEAVSTGVIQAMRPGEDYVCSTYRDHVHALSAGVPAGNVMAELFGKATGCSKGRGGSMHLFSVEHRLLGGYAFIGEGIPVALGAAFQSKYRREALGDESSDHVTAAFFGDGTTNNGQFFECLNMAALWKLPILFVVENNKWAIGMSHERATSQPEIYKKASVFGMPGIEVDGMDVLAVRTVAQEAVARARAGEGPTLIECLTYRFRGHSLADPDEMRSKEEKEVWFARDPIKKLNAHLVEHHLADADELKAIDRGIQQDIEDAVKFALDSPEPDPSELYRFVFAEDE